In Odontesthes bonariensis isolate fOdoBon6 chromosome 9, fOdoBon6.hap1, whole genome shotgun sequence, the following proteins share a genomic window:
- the fosb gene encoding protein FosB isoform X3, producing MQLFWKETKTISPGHNKKPGHAAGDIARSLVTAGVTFSVGPCGEMYQGFPGDPDSGSLGSSSPSIESQYLSSVDSFGSPPTTSAPQECVSAGAGLSIVGSGPVTSVGGEMPGSFVPTVTAITTSQDLQWMVQPTLISSQACGQSSSTGTTTTTQPVSLMDPYDMPGPSYSSGSGFTPPSSETPGPAPGPIRQSRPRSRRTRDESVSEDGDVGVFLTPEEEEKRRVRRERNKLAAAKCRNRRRELTDRLQSETDILEEEKAELEAEISELQKEKERLEFVLVAHQPSCKISYQDQPQQGSVQLPLVQPQLPPQTLQPPVSIVGLTVKEDSFYLPPAYTAHPASTQPQPPVQQQQQVQQQPQPGIMQEREPAGSVPTSGTAVASSHLIP from the exons ATGCAACTTTTTTGGAAAGAAACCAAGACCATCTCACCGGGGCATAACAAAAAGCCGGGACACG ctgcaggtgaCATCGCGCGCTCTCTGGTAACTGCAGGTGTCACGTTCTCTGTCGGTCCCTGCGGGGAGATGTACCAAGGGTTCCCCGGTGACCCTGACAGCGGATCCCTCGGAAGCTCATCTCCATCCATTGAGTCCCAGTATCTTTCATCCGTGGACTCCTTTGGGAGCCCGCCCACCACCAGTGCTCCGCAG GAGTGTGTGTCAGCAGGCGCTGGCTTGAGCATTGTGGGAAGTGGGCCAGTGACAAGTGTTGGAGGTGAGATGCCCGGTTCATTCGTGCCCACCGTCACCGCCATAACCACCAGCCAGGACCTGCAGTGGATGGTACAACCAACCCTAATCTCCTCACAGGCCTGTGGACAGAGTAGCTCCACTGGAACCACAACCACGACCCAGCCAGTCTCACTCATGGACCCATATGACATGCCAGGCCCCAGTTATTCTTCAGGGTCTGGATTCACCCCTCCGAGCTCGGAAACTCCCGGGCCAGCACCCGGCCCCATCCGCCAGTCCAGACCCCGTAGCCGCCGTACACGAGACGAGTCTGTGAGTGAAGATGGAGATGTTGGTGTGTTC CTAACacctgaggaggaggaaaagaggCGCGTTCGTCGAGAGAGAAACAAGCTGGCTGCTGCCAAATGCAGAAACCGCAGACGAGAACTCACAGACAGACTGCAGTCG GAGACTGACATactggaggaggagaaggcTGAGCTAGAGGCAGAGATCTCAGAGCTGCAGAAGGAGAAAGAGCGTCTGGAGTTTGTTCTGGTGGCCCACCAGCCAAGTTGTAAAATCTCATACCAGGACCAGCCTCAGCAGGGCTCGGTGCAGCTCCCCCTAGTGCAGCCCCAGCTCCCTCCCCAGACCTTACAGCCTCCTGTCTCCATTGTGGGCTTGACTGTGAAAGAGGACTCTTTCTATCTGCCTCCTGCCTACACAGCCCATCCGGCCTCCACACAGCCCCAGCCTccggttcagcagcagcagcaagtccagcagcagcctcagccaGGAATAATGCAGGAG AGGGAGCCTGCGGGGTCAGTGCCAACCAGCGGAACAGCAGTAGCGAGCAGTCATCTGATTCCCTGA
- the fosb gene encoding protein FosB isoform X1 produces the protein MQLFWKETKTISPGHNKKPGHAAGDIARSLVTAGVTFSVGPCGEMYQGFPGDPDSGSLGSSSPSIESQYLSSVDSFGSPPTTSAPQECVSAGAGLSIVGSGPVTSVGGEMPGSFVPTVTAITTSQDLQWMVQPTLISSQACGQSSSTGTTTTTQPVSLMDPYDMPGPSYSSGSGFTPPSSETPGPAPGPIRQSRPRSRRTRDESVSEDGDVGVFLTPEEEEKRRVRRERNKLAAAKCRNRRRELTDRLQSETDILEEEKAELEAEISELQKEKERLEFVLVAHQPSCKISYQDQPQQGSVQLPLVQPQLPPQTLQPPVSIVGLTVKEDSFYLPPAYTAHPASTQPQPPVQQQQQVQQQPQPGIMQEVEFSSSFYGSSEPAAGGPCLMASDSGGGVNHDGAAIGSYNTSYTSSFVFTYPEGACGVSANQRNSSSEQSSDSLNSPSLLAL, from the exons ATGCAACTTTTTTGGAAAGAAACCAAGACCATCTCACCGGGGCATAACAAAAAGCCGGGACACG ctgcaggtgaCATCGCGCGCTCTCTGGTAACTGCAGGTGTCACGTTCTCTGTCGGTCCCTGCGGGGAGATGTACCAAGGGTTCCCCGGTGACCCTGACAGCGGATCCCTCGGAAGCTCATCTCCATCCATTGAGTCCCAGTATCTTTCATCCGTGGACTCCTTTGGGAGCCCGCCCACCACCAGTGCTCCGCAG GAGTGTGTGTCAGCAGGCGCTGGCTTGAGCATTGTGGGAAGTGGGCCAGTGACAAGTGTTGGAGGTGAGATGCCCGGTTCATTCGTGCCCACCGTCACCGCCATAACCACCAGCCAGGACCTGCAGTGGATGGTACAACCAACCCTAATCTCCTCACAGGCCTGTGGACAGAGTAGCTCCACTGGAACCACAACCACGACCCAGCCAGTCTCACTCATGGACCCATATGACATGCCAGGCCCCAGTTATTCTTCAGGGTCTGGATTCACCCCTCCGAGCTCGGAAACTCCCGGGCCAGCACCCGGCCCCATCCGCCAGTCCAGACCCCGTAGCCGCCGTACACGAGACGAGTCTGTGAGTGAAGATGGAGATGTTGGTGTGTTC CTAACacctgaggaggaggaaaagaggCGCGTTCGTCGAGAGAGAAACAAGCTGGCTGCTGCCAAATGCAGAAACCGCAGACGAGAACTCACAGACAGACTGCAGTCG GAGACTGACATactggaggaggagaaggcTGAGCTAGAGGCAGAGATCTCAGAGCTGCAGAAGGAGAAAGAGCGTCTGGAGTTTGTTCTGGTGGCCCACCAGCCAAGTTGTAAAATCTCATACCAGGACCAGCCTCAGCAGGGCTCGGTGCAGCTCCCCCTAGTGCAGCCCCAGCTCCCTCCCCAGACCTTACAGCCTCCTGTCTCCATTGTGGGCTTGACTGTGAAAGAGGACTCTTTCTATCTGCCTCCTGCCTACACAGCCCATCCGGCCTCCACACAGCCCCAGCCTccggttcagcagcagcagcaagtccagcagcagcctcagccaGGAATAATGCAGGAGGTAGAGTTTTCTAGTTCTTTCTATGGCTCAAGCGAGCCAGCAGCTGGTGGGCCATGCCTTATGGCCAGTGACAGTGGTGGTGGTGTTAACCATGACGGTGCAGCCATTGGCAGCTACAACACCTCATACACATCTTCATTTGTGTTCACCTACCCAGAGGGAGCCTGCGGGGTCAGTGCCAACCAGCGGAACAGCAGTAGCGAGCAGTCATCTGATTCCCTGAACTCGCCTTCGCTGCTGGCGCTCTGA
- the fosb gene encoding protein FosB isoform X4, with protein MQLFWKETKTISPGHNKKPGHAAGDIARSLVTAGVTFSVGPCGEMYQGFPGDPDSGSLGSSSPSIESQYLSSVDSFGSPPTTSAPQECVSAGAGLSIVGSGPVTSVGGEMPGSFVPTVTAITTSQDLQWMVQPTLISSQACGQSSSTGTTTTTQPVSLMDPYDMPGPSYSSGSGFTPPSSETPGPAPGPIRQSRPRSRRTRDESVSEDGDVGVFLTPEEEEKRRVRRERNKLAAAKCRNRRRELTDRLQSETDILEEEKAELEAEISELQKEKERLEFVLVAHQPSCKISYQDQPQQGSVQLPLVQPQLPPQTLQPPVSIVGLTVKEDSFYLPPAYTAHPASTQPQPPVQQQQQVQQQPQPGIMQESSTPESPKTPESPWDLE; from the exons ATGCAACTTTTTTGGAAAGAAACCAAGACCATCTCACCGGGGCATAACAAAAAGCCGGGACACG ctgcaggtgaCATCGCGCGCTCTCTGGTAACTGCAGGTGTCACGTTCTCTGTCGGTCCCTGCGGGGAGATGTACCAAGGGTTCCCCGGTGACCCTGACAGCGGATCCCTCGGAAGCTCATCTCCATCCATTGAGTCCCAGTATCTTTCATCCGTGGACTCCTTTGGGAGCCCGCCCACCACCAGTGCTCCGCAG GAGTGTGTGTCAGCAGGCGCTGGCTTGAGCATTGTGGGAAGTGGGCCAGTGACAAGTGTTGGAGGTGAGATGCCCGGTTCATTCGTGCCCACCGTCACCGCCATAACCACCAGCCAGGACCTGCAGTGGATGGTACAACCAACCCTAATCTCCTCACAGGCCTGTGGACAGAGTAGCTCCACTGGAACCACAACCACGACCCAGCCAGTCTCACTCATGGACCCATATGACATGCCAGGCCCCAGTTATTCTTCAGGGTCTGGATTCACCCCTCCGAGCTCGGAAACTCCCGGGCCAGCACCCGGCCCCATCCGCCAGTCCAGACCCCGTAGCCGCCGTACACGAGACGAGTCTGTGAGTGAAGATGGAGATGTTGGTGTGTTC CTAACacctgaggaggaggaaaagaggCGCGTTCGTCGAGAGAGAAACAAGCTGGCTGCTGCCAAATGCAGAAACCGCAGACGAGAACTCACAGACAGACTGCAGTCG GAGACTGACATactggaggaggagaaggcTGAGCTAGAGGCAGAGATCTCAGAGCTGCAGAAGGAGAAAGAGCGTCTGGAGTTTGTTCTGGTGGCCCACCAGCCAAGTTGTAAAATCTCATACCAGGACCAGCCTCAGCAGGGCTCGGTGCAGCTCCCCCTAGTGCAGCCCCAGCTCCCTCCCCAGACCTTACAGCCTCCTGTCTCCATTGTGGGCTTGACTGTGAAAGAGGACTCTTTCTATCTGCCTCCTGCCTACACAGCCCATCCGGCCTCCACACAGCCCCAGCCTccggttcagcagcagcagcaagtccagcagcagcctcagccaGGAATAATGCAGGAG TCTTCGACCCCCGAGAGCCCGAAGACCCCCGAGAGCCCTTGGGACCTTGAGTGA
- the fosb gene encoding protein FosB isoform X2, with translation MQLFWKETKTISPGHNKKPGHAAGDIARSLVTAGVTFSVGPCGEMYQGFPGDPDSGSLGSSSPSIESQYLSSVDSFGSPPTTSAPQECVSAGAGLSIVGSGPVTSVGGEMPGSFVPTVTAITTSQDLQWMVQPTLISSQACGQSSSTGTTTTTQPVSLMDPYDMPGPSYSSGSGFTPPSSETPGPAPGPIRQSRPRSRRTRDESLTPEEEEKRRVRRERNKLAAAKCRNRRRELTDRLQSETDILEEEKAELEAEISELQKEKERLEFVLVAHQPSCKISYQDQPQQGSVQLPLVQPQLPPQTLQPPVSIVGLTVKEDSFYLPPAYTAHPASTQPQPPVQQQQQVQQQPQPGIMQEVEFSSSFYGSSEPAAGGPCLMASDSGGGVNHDGAAIGSYNTSYTSSFVFTYPEGACGVSANQRNSSSEQSSDSLNSPSLLAL, from the exons ATGCAACTTTTTTGGAAAGAAACCAAGACCATCTCACCGGGGCATAACAAAAAGCCGGGACACG ctgcaggtgaCATCGCGCGCTCTCTGGTAACTGCAGGTGTCACGTTCTCTGTCGGTCCCTGCGGGGAGATGTACCAAGGGTTCCCCGGTGACCCTGACAGCGGATCCCTCGGAAGCTCATCTCCATCCATTGAGTCCCAGTATCTTTCATCCGTGGACTCCTTTGGGAGCCCGCCCACCACCAGTGCTCCGCAG GAGTGTGTGTCAGCAGGCGCTGGCTTGAGCATTGTGGGAAGTGGGCCAGTGACAAGTGTTGGAGGTGAGATGCCCGGTTCATTCGTGCCCACCGTCACCGCCATAACCACCAGCCAGGACCTGCAGTGGATGGTACAACCAACCCTAATCTCCTCACAGGCCTGTGGACAGAGTAGCTCCACTGGAACCACAACCACGACCCAGCCAGTCTCACTCATGGACCCATATGACATGCCAGGCCCCAGTTATTCTTCAGGGTCTGGATTCACCCCTCCGAGCTCGGAAACTCCCGGGCCAGCACCCGGCCCCATCCGCCAGTCCAGACCCCGTAGCCGCCGTACACGAGACGAGTCT CTAACacctgaggaggaggaaaagaggCGCGTTCGTCGAGAGAGAAACAAGCTGGCTGCTGCCAAATGCAGAAACCGCAGACGAGAACTCACAGACAGACTGCAGTCG GAGACTGACATactggaggaggagaaggcTGAGCTAGAGGCAGAGATCTCAGAGCTGCAGAAGGAGAAAGAGCGTCTGGAGTTTGTTCTGGTGGCCCACCAGCCAAGTTGTAAAATCTCATACCAGGACCAGCCTCAGCAGGGCTCGGTGCAGCTCCCCCTAGTGCAGCCCCAGCTCCCTCCCCAGACCTTACAGCCTCCTGTCTCCATTGTGGGCTTGACTGTGAAAGAGGACTCTTTCTATCTGCCTCCTGCCTACACAGCCCATCCGGCCTCCACACAGCCCCAGCCTccggttcagcagcagcagcaagtccagcagcagcctcagccaGGAATAATGCAGGAGGTAGAGTTTTCTAGTTCTTTCTATGGCTCAAGCGAGCCAGCAGCTGGTGGGCCATGCCTTATGGCCAGTGACAGTGGTGGTGGTGTTAACCATGACGGTGCAGCCATTGGCAGCTACAACACCTCATACACATCTTCATTTGTGTTCACCTACCCAGAGGGAGCCTGCGGGGTCAGTGCCAACCAGCGGAACAGCAGTAGCGAGCAGTCATCTGATTCCCTGAACTCGCCTTCGCTGCTGGCGCTCTGA
- the c9h19orf47 gene encoding uncharacterized protein C19orf47 homolog isoform X1 yields the protein MASVTTATSEWIQFFKDAGIPAGLAVTYAVSFVDHRIQKNMLMDLSKDIMMDLGITVIGDIIAILKHAKQVYRQDMCKMATEAITSGQTSVQAELRRTANTPATRMIANALSHDSPPATPVRRPDNRLSVTVSNTQANKNNKAVVSQPADEGNGLPAVKRRRVTAEMEGKYIINMPKGTTPRTRRILSQQTKKGLKRTSVFERLGAESRADTTTSNSKPTGVFSRLDGGNQREDAPKPGNMAANIDDGDEDDSDGEGSVLQYAGVLKRPPPSQKKEPTTKAAPTTLRRLGAKFKLPHSDAPTSSSTSSQNGLPPAKISVLQRLGKLPATNAAASSTPTDTQDNSVTSTRSRVQERSTFASSNVSSSTTGAGGAAGAGGAESGGAKMDIKAVSVFNRLGSKRT from the exons ATGGCGTCCGTAACAACAG CCACCTCAGAGTGGATTCAGTTTTTTAAGGATGCAGGGATCCCAGCCGGTCTCGCTGTCACTTATGCAGTTTCTTTTGTGGACCACAG AATTCAGAAGAACATGTTGATGGACCTCAGTAAAGACATCATGATGGACCTCGGCATTACAGTCATCGGCGACATCATTGCCATTCTTAAACATGCCAAACAGGTCTACAGGCAG GACATGTGCAAAATGGCAACTGAGGCCATCACCTCAGGACAGACCAGTGTTCAAGCTGAGCTCAGAAGAACCGCCAATACTC cTGCTACTCGCATGATTGCCAACGCCTTGAGCCATGACTCCCCGCCAGCCACTCCAGTTCGCCGACCTGACAACCGTCTCTCTGTCACAGTGTCCAACACACAAGCAAACAAGAACAACAAAGCAG TTGTAAGTCAGCCAGCTGACGAGGGGAACGGTTTGCCAGCAGTGAAGCGCCGACGTGTGACAGCTGAGATGGAAGGCAAGTACATCATCAACATGCCAAAGGGCACCACGCCTCGTACACGCCGAATCCTATCCCAGCAGACCAAGAAAG GCTTGAAGCGAACGTCTGTGTTTGAACGACTTGGAGCTGAATCGAGGGCAGACACAACAACAAGTAACAGCAAG CCCACTGGCGTGTTCAGTCGTCTCGACGGAGGGAATCAAAGGGAAGATGCACCGAAGCCAGGAAATATGGCTGCAAACAttgatgatggtgatgaggATGACAGTGACGGAGAAGGCTCTGTCCTCCAGTATGCAGGTGTCCTCAAGAGACCCCCTCCATCCCAGAAGAAAGAGCCGACTACAAAAGCAGCCCCTACCACCCTGCGGCGCCTGGGAGCCAAATTCAAACTACCTCACTCTGATGCTCCCACATCCTCCTCTACCTCATCCCAGAATGGCCTCCCACCTGCCAAGATTAGCGTTCTACAGAGACTGGGCAAGCTCCCCGCCACAAACGCCGCTGCATCTTCAAcacccacagacacacaagACAACAGTGTGACCAGCACCAGATCCAGAGTGCAGGAGAGATCCACTTTTGCAAGCTCCAACgtcagcagcagcaccaccgGCGCCGGGGGAGCGGCAGGGGCCGGAGGGGCAGAGTCCGGGGGGGCCAAGATGGACATCAAGGCTGTCAGTGTTTTTAATAGACTGGGCAGCAAGAGAACCTAA
- the c9h19orf47 gene encoding uncharacterized protein C19orf47 homolog isoform X2: protein MASVTTATSEWIQFFKDAGIPAGLAVTYAVSFVDHRIQKNMLMDLSKDIMMDLGITVIGDIIAILKHAKQVYRQDMCKMATEAITSGQTSVQAELRRTANTPATRMIANALSHDSPPATPVRRPDNRLSVTVSNTQANKNNKAVVSQPADEGNGLPAVKRRRVTAEMEGLKRTSVFERLGAESRADTTTSNSKPTGVFSRLDGGNQREDAPKPGNMAANIDDGDEDDSDGEGSVLQYAGVLKRPPPSQKKEPTTKAAPTTLRRLGAKFKLPHSDAPTSSSTSSQNGLPPAKISVLQRLGKLPATNAAASSTPTDTQDNSVTSTRSRVQERSTFASSNVSSSTTGAGGAAGAGGAESGGAKMDIKAVSVFNRLGSKRT from the exons ATGGCGTCCGTAACAACAG CCACCTCAGAGTGGATTCAGTTTTTTAAGGATGCAGGGATCCCAGCCGGTCTCGCTGTCACTTATGCAGTTTCTTTTGTGGACCACAG AATTCAGAAGAACATGTTGATGGACCTCAGTAAAGACATCATGATGGACCTCGGCATTACAGTCATCGGCGACATCATTGCCATTCTTAAACATGCCAAACAGGTCTACAGGCAG GACATGTGCAAAATGGCAACTGAGGCCATCACCTCAGGACAGACCAGTGTTCAAGCTGAGCTCAGAAGAACCGCCAATACTC cTGCTACTCGCATGATTGCCAACGCCTTGAGCCATGACTCCCCGCCAGCCACTCCAGTTCGCCGACCTGACAACCGTCTCTCTGTCACAGTGTCCAACACACAAGCAAACAAGAACAACAAAGCAG TTGTAAGTCAGCCAGCTGACGAGGGGAACGGTTTGCCAGCAGTGAAGCGCCGACGTGTGACAGCTGAGATGGAAG GCTTGAAGCGAACGTCTGTGTTTGAACGACTTGGAGCTGAATCGAGGGCAGACACAACAACAAGTAACAGCAAG CCCACTGGCGTGTTCAGTCGTCTCGACGGAGGGAATCAAAGGGAAGATGCACCGAAGCCAGGAAATATGGCTGCAAACAttgatgatggtgatgaggATGACAGTGACGGAGAAGGCTCTGTCCTCCAGTATGCAGGTGTCCTCAAGAGACCCCCTCCATCCCAGAAGAAAGAGCCGACTACAAAAGCAGCCCCTACCACCCTGCGGCGCCTGGGAGCCAAATTCAAACTACCTCACTCTGATGCTCCCACATCCTCCTCTACCTCATCCCAGAATGGCCTCCCACCTGCCAAGATTAGCGTTCTACAGAGACTGGGCAAGCTCCCCGCCACAAACGCCGCTGCATCTTCAAcacccacagacacacaagACAACAGTGTGACCAGCACCAGATCCAGAGTGCAGGAGAGATCCACTTTTGCAAGCTCCAACgtcagcagcagcaccaccgGCGCCGGGGGAGCGGCAGGGGCCGGAGGGGCAGAGTCCGGGGGGGCCAAGATGGACATCAAGGCTGTCAGTGTTTTTAATAGACTGGGCAGCAAGAGAACCTAA